One Succinispira mobilis DSM 6222 genomic window carries:
- a CDS encoding PAS domain S-box protein, which translates to MKTASVTTSSEQGQKYLELILQSAGIGTCEWNIKTGESVYNERWAEIIGYTKQELAPTLTTWEENTHPEDLQRAYAALQQHFYEKTPYYSVETRMKHKNGSWVWVLNSGRVIEWDTEGQPQKMFITHVDINKLKLAEAKLRENERRFQLAFECAAVGLWDLDLQTQKMYITPEYKQILGYAVDEAEDGYEFWRKRWHPEDKERLENVMQAFIKGKIPRFEVPHRLRNKAGQWQWVVARGGIFTNAQGQKHFIGTLADITDLMRVREKNEELEGIFAVNPDLLCIADLTGRLLKVNAAWTETLGYHTEQLVGKEFLTLVHHEDLEATKAAMISLGKQEQLLGFVNRYRHLDGSYRYLDWRVHPYGQTLFGVARDVTANIEQQQQLKNNLAIKTAHLQLTQLKNISLEELFAKSLEEIIAVTGSRIGYIFLYDEQKQEFLLHNWSQTVLEECRVHEQQRLYSLPNVGLWGEAVRQRKEIIINDYENYLGKKHGCPAGHLQIDKFLSLPVIDRDKIVAVAGVANKKSDYSQDDVFNLQMLMNVVWAQSERLRTEQQLAREQAIFAATVLSIQEAVIVTDDLGKVLVVNTVAETLTGWSKADALGRDLEEILELRNATTKQPAANPAKLVLAARKAIVSPENIVIVAKDGSEYYIAGQAAPVFDKDDVVIGTAINFRDITENWLKQKETEYYSSRDALTGAYNRLYFERRIAEELERADRYQELMAMAILDLDRFKLVNDTWGHPVGDAVLRRTAEVITEIIRNTDYLVRLGGEEFIIVMPNTDSVGAMLVAEKIRQALEANNHPQAGRVTASLGVAERMQSESFATWYKGVDQALYEAKNSGRNRVVLATEEMLPPQNYLQLQWDSKWNSGDGQIDAEHQELLALGNQLIYLAFSGATAATISQQLELVLQHVEQHFRHEEVIMEKIAYPELKWHQKTHRNLLGKAAKLKAAQERQELKPAAFFSFIVDEVIVNHMMTEDVLFFSLLRATQQTKAI; encoded by the coding sequence ATGAAAACAGCAAGTGTAACAACAAGTAGCGAACAAGGGCAAAAGTATTTGGAGCTAATTTTGCAAAGTGCTGGTATCGGTACTTGTGAATGGAACATTAAAACAGGCGAAAGTGTTTATAATGAACGCTGGGCAGAAATAATTGGTTATACAAAGCAAGAACTTGCGCCGACCCTCACTACTTGGGAAGAGAATACGCATCCCGAAGATTTACAAAGAGCTTATGCTGCTTTGCAACAACATTTCTATGAAAAAACTCCCTATTATTCTGTGGAAACGCGGATGAAGCACAAAAATGGCTCTTGGGTGTGGGTGCTAAACAGTGGTCGCGTTATCGAATGGGATACTGAAGGGCAGCCGCAAAAAATGTTTATTACTCACGTCGATATTAATAAATTAAAGCTTGCGGAAGCCAAATTGCGTGAAAATGAACGGCGTTTTCAATTGGCTTTTGAGTGTGCCGCAGTCGGGTTATGGGATCTAGACTTACAAACTCAAAAAATGTATATAACTCCAGAATACAAACAAATCTTGGGTTATGCAGTTGATGAAGCAGAAGATGGTTACGAATTTTGGCGTAAACGCTGGCATCCAGAAGATAAAGAGCGGCTAGAGAATGTTATGCAGGCCTTTATCAAAGGGAAAATTCCTCGTTTTGAAGTGCCGCATCGTCTGCGCAATAAAGCTGGGCAGTGGCAATGGGTTGTGGCACGTGGTGGTATTTTTACCAACGCTCAGGGGCAAAAACATTTTATTGGTACCTTAGCTGATATCACAGATTTAATGCGTGTGCGCGAAAAAAATGAAGAATTGGAAGGCATTTTTGCGGTAAATCCTGATTTATTATGCATTGCCGATCTAACGGGTCGATTGCTTAAAGTCAATGCTGCCTGGACAGAAACATTAGGTTATCACACAGAACAATTAGTGGGCAAGGAATTTTTAACCCTCGTGCATCATGAGGATTTAGAGGCGACAAAGGCTGCCATGATTAGCTTAGGGAAGCAAGAACAATTACTGGGTTTTGTTAATCGTTATCGCCACCTTGATGGCTCATATCGCTATTTAGATTGGCGGGTGCATCCTTATGGGCAAACCTTGTTTGGTGTAGCCCGAGATGTAACAGCTAATATTGAACAACAACAACAATTAAAAAATAATTTAGCAATTAAAACGGCACATTTACAATTAACACAACTAAAGAATATTTCTTTGGAAGAGTTATTTGCTAAATCGTTGGAAGAAATAATTGCAGTTACAGGTAGTAGGATTGGGTATATTTTTTTATACGATGAACAAAAACAGGAGTTTTTATTGCATAATTGGTCGCAAACCGTGTTAGAAGAGTGTCGGGTTCACGAACAGCAAAGATTATATTCTCTACCTAATGTAGGTTTGTGGGGCGAAGCGGTACGACAACGTAAAGAAATTATAATTAATGATTATGAGAATTATTTAGGTAAGAAGCATGGTTGCCCCGCAGGACATCTACAGATTGATAAGTTTCTTTCGTTACCGGTGATTGATCGCGACAAAATTGTGGCCGTAGCGGGCGTGGCTAACAAGAAGTCCGACTATAGCCAAGACGATGTTTTTAATTTGCAAATGTTGATGAATGTAGTTTGGGCGCAAAGTGAGCGCTTAAGAACAGAACAACAATTAGCCCGCGAGCAGGCGATTTTTGCTGCGACAGTTTTATCTATCCAAGAAGCGGTAATTGTAACAGATGACTTGGGGAAAGTTCTAGTTGTCAATACAGTTGCTGAAACTTTAACGGGTTGGTCTAAAGCAGATGCTTTGGGGCGTGATTTAGAGGAAATTCTCGAGCTGCGGAATGCTACAACCAAACAGCCCGCAGCTAATCCGGCTAAACTAGTGTTAGCAGCTAGAAAAGCAATTGTTTCCCCAGAGAATATTGTCATTGTAGCTAAAGATGGAAGCGAATATTATATTGCGGGACAAGCAGCACCTGTTTTCGATAAAGACGACGTTGTAATTGGCACAGCAATTAATTTTCGCGATATTACTGAAAATTGGTTAAAACAAAAAGAAACGGAATATTATAGTAGTCGTGATGCGCTTACGGGTGCTTACAATCGCTTATATTTTGAAAGACGCATTGCCGAAGAATTAGAGCGGGCAGATCGCTATCAAGAGTTAATGGCGATGGCAATTTTGGATTTAGATCGTTTTAAACTTGTTAATGACACTTGGGGACACCCCGTAGGTGACGCTGTCTTGCGCAGAACGGCGGAAGTAATTACGGAAATTATTCGCAATACCGATTATTTAGTACGCTTGGGTGGGGAAGAATTTATTATTGTTATGCCGAATACAGATAGTGTGGGAGCAATGTTAGTTGCGGAAAAAATTCGTCAGGCCTTAGAAGCGAATAATCATCCCCAGGCTGGCAGGGTAACGGCAAGTTTAGGTGTGGCAGAAAGAATGCAGAGCGAATCCTTTGCTACTTGGTATAAAGGAGTAGATCAAGCTTTATATGAGGCCAAAAATTCAGGTCGAAATCGCGTGGTATTAGCAACAGAAGAAATGCTGCCGCCACAAAATTATCTACAACTTCAATGGGATAGCAAGTGGAATAGCGGCGATGGGCAGATTGATGCCGAGCATCAGGAATTGTTGGCCTTAGGAAATCAACTTATATACTTAGCTTTTAGTGGTGCTACAGCAGCGACGATTTCTCAGCAGTTAGAGTTAGTTTTGCAGCATGTAGAGCAACATTTCCGACATGAAGAAGTTATCATGGAAAAAATTGCTTATCCCGAATTAAAATGGCATCAAAAGACGCATCGCAACTTATTAGGTAAAGCTGCTAAGCTTAAAGCGGCCCAAGAACGACAGGAATTAAAACCTGCGGCCTTTTTCTCTTTTATTGTGGATGAAGTAATTGTAAACCATATGATGACGGAAGATGTTTTGTTTTTTTCGCTGTTGCGAGCAACTCAACAAACAAAAGCTATTTAA
- a CDS encoding anion permease produces the protein MNKNLRNGIVVVLVGLILWFLPTPAGLKPQAWQLFSVFVATIIGFILQPLPIGAVAFASIGITGLLGILKPAQILTGFSTTVIWLIVSAFLFAKGFIKTGLGNRIAYTVMARIGDSSLKLAYALAISDFIVSPATPSNTARGGGILYPIVKSLSLAFNSEPGPTARKIGAYLMTSTFQVNCITSAMFITAVAPNSLVVALAAKTGNINITWGTWALACILPGIIALIIAPYLVYKLFPPEIKHTPEAKVIAQAELTKMGPIKYGEKVVAGTFLLALLMWSTGSFTKIDATVTAIVCVSVMLIFNALEWKDVLEEKGAWDTLIWMGSLITLAGALSSVGFIGWFAKLVASSMVGYSWTTALIILWLVYMYSHYAFASLSAHVTAMYAAFLAVAIATGAPGFLAAMSLGVISGLMGSLTHYATGPAPIFFGSGYVSQNDFWRIGFIMSLVNMLCFLGLGSIWWKLLGLW, from the coding sequence ATGAATAAGAATCTTAGAAATGGTATTGTTGTTGTGCTCGTCGGTCTTATCTTATGGTTCCTACCTACTCCCGCTGGCTTAAAACCACAAGCCTGGCAATTATTTTCTGTTTTTGTGGCTACCATTATTGGTTTTATTTTACAGCCCCTACCAATTGGTGCAGTAGCTTTTGCAAGCATTGGGATCACGGGTCTGTTGGGAATTTTAAAACCAGCCCAAATTCTCACGGGCTTTAGCACCACCGTAATTTGGTTGATCGTATCAGCCTTCCTGTTTGCTAAAGGTTTTATCAAAACTGGTCTTGGCAATCGCATTGCTTATACTGTAATGGCGCGCATTGGTGATAGCTCCCTTAAATTAGCCTATGCTTTAGCTATTAGTGATTTTATTGTTTCACCAGCTACTCCATCGAATACCGCCCGAGGTGGCGGCATTCTCTATCCAATTGTAAAAAGTCTTTCTCTAGCTTTCAATTCGGAACCCGGGCCTACAGCTCGTAAAATTGGGGCTTATTTAATGACCAGCACTTTCCAAGTAAATTGTATTACCTCGGCCATGTTTATTACAGCCGTAGCGCCTAATTCATTGGTAGTCGCTTTGGCCGCTAAAACGGGGAATATTAATATTACTTGGGGAACTTGGGCCTTGGCCTGTATTTTACCAGGAATAATCGCTTTAATAATTGCTCCCTACTTAGTGTATAAACTCTTCCCGCCAGAAATTAAACATACCCCTGAAGCTAAGGTTATTGCTCAAGCTGAGCTTACAAAAATGGGTCCGATTAAATATGGGGAAAAAGTAGTTGCCGGTACTTTTTTGTTAGCACTTTTAATGTGGAGCACTGGCTCTTTTACTAAAATCGATGCCACGGTTACCGCAATTGTCTGTGTCAGTGTCATGCTGATTTTTAATGCCTTAGAATGGAAAGACGTCTTAGAAGAAAAAGGGGCTTGGGACACCCTTATCTGGATGGGTTCCTTGATTACTTTAGCTGGCGCCCTTTCCAGTGTTGGTTTTATTGGCTGGTTTGCTAAACTAGTTGCTAGTTCTATGGTTGGTTATAGTTGGACTACTGCTCTAATCATACTTTGGTTAGTATATATGTACTCGCATTATGCTTTTGCCAGTCTCTCTGCCCATGTAACGGCGATGTATGCAGCGTTTTTAGCCGTGGCTATTGCCACTGGCGCCCCTGGTTTTCTCGCCGCTATGAGTTTGGGGGTTATCTCGGGTTTAATGGGTAGCCTTACACATTATGCAACTGGCCCCGCACCAATTTTCTTTGGCTCTGGTTACGTTTCGCAAAATGATTTTTGGCGGATCGGCTTTATTATGTCGCTGGTCAATATGCTCTGCTTCTTAGGCTTGGGTAGCATCTGGTGGAAACTGCTCGGTCTTTGGTAA
- the rpsR gene encoding 30S ribosomal protein S18, giving the protein MRRDKNRRARKKVCSFCVDKVETIDYKDLSRLRRYVTERGKILPRRISGNCAKHQRQLTVAIKRARNIALLPFTAE; this is encoded by the coding sequence ATGAGACGTGATAAAAACAGACGCGCTAGAAAAAAAGTTTGTAGCTTCTGTGTTGATAAAGTAGAAACAATTGACTATAAGGATCTTTCTCGTTTACGCCGTTACGTTACAGAACGTGGTAAAATATTACCTCGTCGTATTTCTGGTAACTGTGCGAAACATCAAAGACAACTTACTGTGGCTATTAAACGTGCCCGTAATATTGCTTTGTTGCCATTTACAGCAGAATAA